A window of the Gossypium hirsutum isolate 1008001.06 chromosome A05, Gossypium_hirsutum_v2.1, whole genome shotgun sequence genome harbors these coding sequences:
- the LOC107960833 gene encoding uncharacterized protein encodes MSTRGTRGRGTRGRGRGRRGARAESLASYTIPVVDASETPVSPTTNSGTRPYDRTARDDALSQAMFRILERVARPNTGTESRGSVSERLRSNGAEVFKDVSGVAPNVAEYWLEATERIMDDLDCTAEQKLKEAISLLREEAYQWSLTVKEGTQLERITWEFFKSAFQGKYVEANYVDARRKEFLNLTQGDRSMAEYEAEFLRLSRYARGIVATEYERCVQFENGLRDSLRVLIAPQRERDFAALVEKAKIAEDVKRAERQSWEKKMSRNRIDLKPSNSDQRHRKSARADGPVRAEAPVAAVRLQL; translated from the coding sequence ATGAGCACACGTGGTACTCGTGGACGGGGTACTAGgggccgtggtagaggccgtagaggggctcgagctgagtccctTGCCTCTTATACTATACCTGTGGTGGACGCTAGTGAGACACCGGTATCGCCTACAACAAATAGTGGGACAAGACCGTATGATCGTACGGCTAgggatgacgcactgtcccaagccatgtttcGTATTCTGGAGAGGGTCGCTAGACCCAACACTGGTACCGAAAGCCGTGGGTCAGTTTCGGAACGTCTTCGATCGAATGGAGCAGAAGTTTTTAAGGACgtttctggagtagccccaaatgtggctgagtactggttggaagccacggaGAGAATAATGGACGACCTGGATTGCACGGCTGAACAAAAGCTGAAAGAGGCAATATCACTACTTAGGGAGGAAGCTTACCAGTGGTCGTTGACCGTGAAAGAGGGTACCCAACTCGAGCggattacctgggaattctttaaaTCCGCATTTCAAGGGAAGTATGTTGAGGCAAACTATGTAGATGCCCGGAGGAAGGAATTCTTAAACTTAACTCAAGGGGATCGGTctatggctgagtatgaggcaGAGTTTTTGCGACTTAGCCGATATGCCCGTGGAATAGTAGCAACAGAGTACGAACGTTGTGTTCAGTTCGAGAATGGCCTCCGGGATAGTCTACGGGTAttaatagctccacagagggagcgagattttgcagCATTAGTAGAGAAAGCCAAAATAGCTGAGGATGTGAAGCGCGCTGAACGCCAGAGCTGGGAAAAGAAAATGAGTAGAAACAGAATAGATTTAAAGCCCTCCAATTCTGATCAAAGGCATAGGAAAAGTGCTAGGGCAGATGGGCCGGTCCGAGCTGAAGCCCCTGTTGCTGCTGTTAGATTACAACTGTAA